From a single Alkalihalophilus pseudofirmus genomic region:
- a CDS encoding helix-turn-helix domain-containing protein, with amino-acid sequence MDYRIGKKMKELRTYLHLTQGELAKGICTQAMVSKMEKGNDVYPSAQLLYQISQRLGVSIEYFFSDDDLPHISYVNDVCDQLTELIRSKQFEEAYEIVKFEKKNPTFSNKPHLKRFLLWREAICVNYLHGEKDEAVRLLDEALTYAETSVKNYSLEELDILTSKAIILGEMEGWQRADELYTEILKYVKKIPWQKDKSTILNIYYNASRTAYKLGNYERALHLAEEGIKVCKKEKTLYLMGYLYYQMAESQYAIDQALTEQADVIYNKAVMAFQQTDDERNYELVRKRVLFLKEE; translated from the coding sequence ATGGATTATCGAATAGGCAAGAAAATGAAAGAGCTGCGTACCTACTTACATTTAACACAAGGGGAATTAGCTAAAGGTATCTGTACACAGGCGATGGTTAGTAAAATGGAAAAAGGCAATGATGTCTATCCGTCAGCGCAGCTTCTCTACCAAATCAGCCAGAGATTAGGTGTATCGATTGAATATTTCTTCTCAGATGATGATCTTCCTCATATTAGTTATGTCAATGATGTTTGTGATCAACTGACAGAGCTTATTCGGTCTAAACAGTTTGAAGAAGCTTATGAGATCGTCAAGTTTGAAAAAAAGAACCCCACCTTTTCAAATAAGCCGCATCTTAAGCGGTTTCTCTTATGGCGAGAGGCAATTTGTGTGAACTATTTGCATGGGGAAAAAGATGAAGCTGTCCGGCTCCTAGATGAAGCATTAACGTATGCTGAAACAAGCGTCAAAAATTACTCTCTAGAAGAATTAGATATATTGACTAGCAAGGCAATCATTTTAGGAGAGATGGAAGGCTGGCAGCGGGCTGATGAGCTTTATACAGAGATTTTAAAGTATGTGAAGAAAATCCCATGGCAAAAGGATAAATCAACGATCTTAAATATCTACTACAATGCTTCAAGAACGGCTTATAAATTGGGGAATTATGAACGAGCTCTCCACTTAGCTGAAGAAGGAATCAAAGTATGTAAAAAAGAGAAAACACTCTATCTAATGGGCTACTTATATTATCAAATGGCGGAAAGTCAGTATGCGATTGACCAAGCATTAACAGAACAAGCTGATGTGATATATAACAAAGCTGTAATGGCATTCCAACAAACAGATGACGAGAGGAATTATGAGCTGGTGAGGAAGCGAGTTCTCTTTTTAAAAGAAGAATAG
- a CDS encoding copper amine oxidase N-terminal domain-containing protein — MKMIRVILFSVAMMLLLVCLPAQADAAKMEQINVYLEGTELYFDNGVYIQDGRTLVEFRAIFEELGFDVSYDAKTKAVKGIKKGLVIELKVGSKQAFVNGQPQTLDVAAQIIGGRTFVPLRFVSESAGIQVKWVQNPAREIYLLDPTVPKRPFELAFGNKKAQFSLPTILENDLRSSARVVTESGMTAYAVDFYYRDTTYIQDDVWSLAVFKVQQRDWDDFWSYGMMQKIGTSSDGWVYALNMPGEDPYMFGRYPVGSEREYMRVHYHLKHAIIATLQ, encoded by the coding sequence ATGAAAATGATTCGAGTCATTCTGTTTAGTGTCGCCATGATGCTTTTACTAGTATGCCTTCCAGCTCAAGCGGATGCGGCTAAGATGGAGCAAATTAATGTGTATTTAGAAGGGACAGAGCTTTATTTTGATAATGGCGTCTATATTCAAGATGGCCGTACTCTTGTTGAGTTCAGGGCTATTTTTGAAGAGCTTGGGTTTGACGTTTCCTATGATGCAAAAACGAAAGCTGTTAAAGGGATCAAAAAAGGTCTTGTTATTGAATTAAAGGTAGGTAGTAAGCAAGCGTTTGTAAATGGCCAACCTCAGACGCTGGATGTCGCAGCACAAATTATAGGGGGAAGGACGTTTGTCCCGCTGCGATTTGTGAGTGAATCTGCAGGCATTCAAGTAAAGTGGGTGCAGAATCCCGCTCGTGAAATTTACTTGCTGGACCCAACTGTACCAAAAAGACCGTTTGAGCTCGCATTTGGAAATAAAAAAGCTCAATTCTCTCTGCCGACGATACTTGAGAATGATTTGAGATCCAGCGCACGTGTTGTCACAGAAAGCGGGATGACTGCATACGCAGTTGATTTTTACTACCGCGATACTACATATATTCAAGATGATGTGTGGTCGTTAGCTGTCTTTAAAGTACAGCAGAGAGACTGGGATGATTTTTGGAGTTATGGCATGATGCAGAAAATCGGCACATCTAGTGATGGCTGGGTGTATGCATTAAACATGCCGGGTGAAGATCCGTATATGTTCGGAAGATATCCTGTCGGCAGTGAACGAGAGTACATGAGAGTTCACTATCATTTGAAGCACGCTATTATTGCTACATTACAATAA
- a CDS encoding 4'-phosphopantetheinyl transferase superfamily protein, whose amino-acid sequence MKIFGLGVDIVDMNRVQQPHVIEQSFTTDEQRYLETSIDKVKDSSVLFAVKEAFIKAASGHVSFSDLKKVSVKPIDNNYFISYDENDFMKNKQCWITANVFPDYTIASVTIVTA is encoded by the coding sequence ATGAAAATATTTGGGTTAGGTGTTGATATTGTTGATATGAATCGTGTACAACAGCCTCATGTAATAGAACAATCATTTACGACAGATGAGCAAAGATATTTAGAAACCTCCATTGATAAAGTGAAAGATTCGTCCGTTTTATTTGCTGTAAAGGAAGCTTTCATTAAAGCAGCTTCCGGTCACGTTAGCTTTAGTGACTTAAAGAAGGTAAGTGTAAAACCTATCGATAATAACTATTTCATTTCATATGATGAAAATGACTTTATGAAAAATAAACAATGCTGGATTACTGCCAATGTATTCCCAGACTATACGATTGCCTCGGTAACCATTGTGACAGCGTAA
- a CDS encoding helix-turn-helix domain-containing protein — protein MEPFRIGHTIKDLRRFYKISQQELAEGICTQAMISRIENDDLYPSAPLLYQIAEKLGVDINYFFNVSETPRLDYAQEVCLQIRRLVRHTKYKEAMEMIHLEKRNPLFQKGQFQQFLLWQEGICYFYKTKDKERCFSLLEEALCLKNTAKDHLAENEIEILTSKAIILCDLNLYIEAIDIFNESLTLLKAIPHTQSSKLEVRILYNMSRAYHLNKQYIRSIETATKGIFLCLKEESMYLLGELYYQKGESLYHKKEVELALKCLDQSLWIFKQIKNEAFYHYVKKERDEMSNVM, from the coding sequence TTTAGAATTGGTCATACGATTAAAGATCTTAGAAGGTTTTACAAGATATCGCAGCAAGAGCTAGCTGAGGGGATTTGCACACAAGCAATGATTTCTAGAATTGAAAATGATGACCTTTATCCATCTGCCCCTCTTCTTTATCAAATTGCAGAAAAGTTAGGAGTAGATATCAACTATTTCTTTAATGTAAGTGAGACACCGCGACTGGATTATGCGCAAGAAGTTTGCTTGCAAATCAGGAGGCTTGTCAGGCACACGAAATACAAAGAAGCAATGGAGATGATTCATTTAGAAAAACGAAACCCACTCTTTCAAAAAGGTCAATTCCAACAATTTTTATTGTGGCAAGAGGGAATTTGTTATTTTTATAAAACAAAAGATAAAGAAAGGTGCTTTTCACTGCTTGAAGAGGCCTTATGCTTAAAGAATACCGCAAAAGATCACTTAGCAGAGAATGAAATAGAAATTCTTACGAGCAAAGCTATTATTTTATGTGATCTCAATCTATATATAGAAGCCATTGATATATTCAATGAAAGTTTAACCTTACTTAAAGCCATTCCACATACCCAGTCTTCGAAGCTTGAAGTCCGTATTCTATACAATATGAGCAGGGCGTACCACCTAAATAAACAGTATATACGTTCAATTGAAACAGCTACAAAAGGGATTTTCTTATGTTTAAAAGAAGAAAGCATGTATCTGCTTGGAGAGCTTTATTATCAAAAAGGGGAGAGCTTGTATCATAAAAAGGAGGTAGAGCTGGCACTTAAGTGTTTAGACCAATCTTTATGGATATTTAAACAAATTAAAAATGAAGCATTCTACCACTATGTAAAAAAAGAGCGAGATGAAATGAGCAATGTAATGTAA